The Heptranchias perlo isolate sHepPer1 chromosome 40, sHepPer1.hap1, whole genome shotgun sequence genome has a window encoding:
- the LOC137305756 gene encoding LOW QUALITY PROTEIN: alpha-N-acetylgalactosaminidase-like (The sequence of the model RefSeq protein was modified relative to this genomic sequence to represent the inferred CDS: deleted 1 base in 1 codon), which produces MELLVVPLLLALTGCGLSLDNGLMRTPPMGWLAWERFRCNTDCNTDPKNCISERLFMDMADRLTEDGWKELGYQYVNIDDCWAAKKRDSEGRLVADPHRFPSGIKALAQYVHSKGLKLGIYGDLGTFTCGGYPGTTLDLIDFDARTFASWGVDMLKLDGCYSNSSEKAVGYPLMSRALNATGRPIAFSCSWPAYEGGLPPQVNYTLLGEICNLWRNYDDINDSWESVRGIINWYSAHQEVLQPAAGPGRWNDPDMLIVGDFGLSYEQSKSQMALWAILAAPLFMSNDLRTISRKASSILRNKVLIRINQDPLGEEGRMLLKGRNNIEVWMRNLSSSSFALAFFSQRTDQPYHYRTSLIQLNITAPEVFSAQDVYTGRVLQNLEVDTEFTVTINPSGVVMLYVYPTKRLEQNPDAGLLLL; this is translated from the exons ATGGAGCTGTTGGTTGTGCCGCTCCTGTTGGCCCTCACTGGCTGCGGGCTGTCGCTGGACAACGGCCTAATGCGAACCCCCCCCATGGGATGGCTGGCCTGGGAGCGATTCCGGTGTAACACGGACTGTAACACCGACCCGAAAAACTGCATCAG TGAGCGCCTGTTCATGGACATGGCAGACCGGTTGACAGAGGACGGCTGGAAGGAGCTTGGCTACCAGTACGTGAACATAGACGACTGCTGGGCAGCGAAGAAGAGGGATTCCGAGGGGCGGCTCGTGGCCGATCCCCACCGATTCCCCAGTGGAATTAAAGCTTTGGCTCAATAT GTCCACTCGAAAGGCTTGAAACTGGGCATTTACGGAGACCTGGGCACATTCACCTGTGGCGGTTACCCAGGCACCACGCTGGACCTGATTGACTTTGACGCTCGTACCTTTGCCTCCTGGGGCGTGGACATGCTGAAGCTGGACGGCTGCTACTCAAACTCCTCCGAAAAGGCTGTGG GGTATccgttgatgtcaagggcactgAACGCCACAGGCCGCCCGATCGCCTTCTCCTGTAGCTGGCCAGCGTACGAAGGTGGCCTGCCCCCTCAg GTGAACTACACGTTGCTGGGGGAGATCTGTAACCTGTGGAGGAACTAC GATGACATCAACGACTCGTGGGAGAGCGTCCGAGGGATCATCAACTGGTACTCTGCCCATCAGGAGGTGCTGCAGCCAGCGGCTGGCCCAGGGAGATGGAATGACCCAGACATG TTAATTGTTGGGGACTTTGGACTGAGCTACGAGCAGTCCAAGTCACAGATGGCTCTGTGGGCCATCCTAGCTGCTCCCCTCTTCATGTCTAATGACCTGCGGACTATCTCCAGAAAGGCCTCGTCCATCCTACGGAACAAAGTGCTGATCAGGATTAACCAGGATCCGTTGGGAGAGGAGGGCCGTATGCTACTGAAG gggaGAAACAATATTGAAGTCTGGATGCGGAATCTCTCCTCGTCGTCCTTTGCACTCGCATTCTTCAGTCAGCGGACAGACCAGCCGTACCATTACAGGACGTCTCTGATCCAGCTCAACATCACGGCTCCTGAGGTGTTTTCG GCACAGGACGTGTACACAGGGCGGGTCCTGCAGAACCTGGAGGTCGACACTGAGTTCACCGTCACCATTAACCCGAGCGGTGTGGTCATGCTGTACGTGTATCCCACAAAACGCCTGGAGCAGAACCCTGACGCTGGCCTACTGCTGCTTTGA